One Sinobacterium norvegicum genomic window carries:
- a CDS encoding Lrp/AsnC family transcriptional regulator, protein MIALDKVDRKILNLLQQDATISLAALAEKVNLSTTPCWKRVKRLEDEKIIAKRVALVNPEKAQLPTSVFMTLAIVNHSNRWIDGFTEVVSDFDEVMEVYRMTGEFDYMLRIQVKDIQAFDRFYKQLMEKVDGITKVTSSFAMETIKYTTALPV, encoded by the coding sequence ATGATTGCTCTAGATAAGGTAGATAGAAAAATTTTAAACTTGCTGCAGCAGGATGCGACCATTTCTTTGGCTGCATTAGCAGAGAAGGTCAACCTGTCGACAACCCCCTGTTGGAAGCGAGTGAAGCGTTTAGAGGATGAGAAAATCATCGCTAAGCGCGTGGCCTTGGTAAATCCTGAGAAGGCACAGTTACCAACATCGGTGTTTATGACCTTGGCAATCGTCAACCATAGCAACCGTTGGATTGATGGTTTTACTGAGGTGGTCAGCGATTTTGATGAGGTGATGGAGGTGTATCGGATGACGGGAGAGTTCGATTATATGCTGCGGATTCAGGTGAAAGATATTCAAGCCTTTGACCGGTTTTATAAGCAGCTGATGGAGAAGGTGGACGGCATAACCAAGGTGACCTCAAGCTTTGCCATGGAGACCATCAAGTACACCACTGCCCTGCCC